Proteins encoded together in one Lathyrus oleraceus cultivar Zhongwan6 chromosome 5, CAAS_Psat_ZW6_1.0, whole genome shotgun sequence window:
- the LOC127088301 gene encoding uncharacterized protein LOC127088301, which yields MDQVQTELAEMRANMAQFMNMMQGVVQGQEELRALAQRQEVVIPTSNRASPVAAPAHETIHVAAPTNDYAVGEELRGIRINGQPLAAEVNVRATRAPVRHPGSSSSSSSKKTSSGAPKRGESETNAVHHRRSVNRGQYRQAAAVTIPATQPQQQQRRPTQQPQRPQRRPPQQAYQPPIDNQAGTSNERKKIIFDPIPTSYAELYPSLLERNLITPRDPPPIPVNPRWWYRPEQHCVYHSGAPGHDVDSCFQLKMKVQDLVRSGILILEDLGPNANQA from the coding sequence atggatcaggttcagacagagctggccgagatgagggcaaacatggcccagttcatgaacatgatgcaaggggttgttcaggggcaagaggagctgcgtgccttagcccagagacaggaagtcGTGATTCCAAcatccaaccgtgcttcgcctgttgctgcacccgctcatgagactatccatgttgctgctcccactaacgactatgccgtcggggaagagttgagaggaataagaatcaatggacagcctcttgctgcagaggtcaatgtcagagcaacccgcgctccggttcgccatcctggctcttcaagttcttccagttctaagaagacatcctctggggcacccaaaaggggagaaagtgaaacaaatgctgtgcaccatcggaggagtgtgaacagaggacagtatcgtcaggctgctgctgtgactatcccagcaactcaacctcaacaacagcagagaagaccaactcagcagcCTCAGCGTCCACAACGTCGTCCTCCGCAGCAGGCTTACCAACCTCCCAttgataatcaagctggtacaagtaatgagaggaagaagatcatttttgatccaatccccacgtcctacgccgaactgtatccctctctgttagagcggaacttgattactcccagagacccgccgcccattcccgtcaaccctcggtggtggtataggcctgaacagcactgtgtgtatcactcgggtgctcctggtcatgacgtggatagttgtttccagctaaaaatgaaggttcaagaccttgtgaggtcaggcATTCTAATCttggaggacttaggtcccaatgctaatcaagcttga